The Methanocorpusculum vombati genome segment CATCGGGATAGTGAGCAGAATAAACCGGTCATCACCGATCGGCTGCATATACTTCAGAGACAGCTGGGTTGTACCGTGGCTCTCCGACGGGAGATTAATATAGCCGAACCCTCCGCCGATCCTCGCCAGGGCAATCGTTCCGCGACCGATGGATGCCCCGTAGATATCCGTAACACCCAGAAGATTTCCGGTGGACCACGGCTCCGGATCATGATAAATCGAATTTCCGGCAAAGTCGTAGATGCTGAGTTCGATATCGTCACGATAGTACGAACCGTTATTCATCGCCGCCAGTGCAGGCTCCCACCCCTCGATAGTAATGAAGGCGGCAATCTCCCGGGCGTACTTCAGCATCTCCAGCCGCTTACTGGCGGGAACCACCGCGGTAATCTCCGGATGATACTCGCCTGCAGCGATATACCATGTCTCGTCGATCGGCTGAATATAACTAAGCATGACCTCCACGTTCAGATTATGTTCCGGATTCTCATGCACATGGGTAATATATCCTCCTCCCTGTCCTGCCCGGAAGGTATATGCCAGAACCGCAGCCACCCCGTTTTCATCCTCCTCCAGCATCCAGTTCATACCAATTCCCTGCGGGTAGAACGGATTTGCCAGCAGTGTGCCGTTCATATCAAATGCAACCGTGTAATATTCTTTTGTCGTAAACTGTCCGTCCTGTTTGCTGAACTCCGCAAGCGCCGCTTCTTTTCCGGTCTTCTTGGCAAACAGATAGGCCTCCCGGACAAACTCCTCCAGTTTCAGATCGGTGGACCGGGTCGGGTAACCCACCTGCTGGGTCGTCCCAACATCCGAGGTCACAATAACCGTAGGTCCGGAAATATTCCGCTCCGCCGTGGGGGAAACCGTATCCCAGGCAGCAACCCTAGTTACCACACTGAGGGCGCCGTAGCTGTAGGCAGCATAGGTTTCCACGCCGGACTTCGTACTCAGAATCTTTTCCAGTACCCGGGCCAGTTCCGTCTGATCCGGAGTGTGTATATCATGGATATTTTCGCTTTTCAGATCATGTTCCGGACTGTGGATA includes the following:
- a CDS encoding cache domain-containing protein, encoding MLALTLMAFSAGCISQPLQTHHTLEEEYADQLAVAENLTRAVGVSVTMANLALQDAANTIAEDPTNETLVHQVFGSLYLKYTSVKALMIVDTEKRITLVEPTANPFMSSLLNVTIEDPHFTYSANSPPLTLVDWTYGFNVTTAILPMVTGDGTYAGILIVALDPSLYYESLVHSYEPAEKYDVWIVDEAGYVIHSPEHDLKSENIHDIHTPDQTELARVLEKILSTKSGVETYAAYSYGALSVVTRVAAWDTVSPTAERNISGPTVIVTSDVGTTQQVGYPTRSTDLKLEEFVREAYLFAKKTGKEAALAEFSKQDGQFTTKEYYTVAFDMNGTLLANPFYPQGIGMNWMLEEDENGVAAVLAYTFRAGQGGGYITHVHENPEHNLNVEVMLSYIQPIDETWYIAAGEYHPEITAVVPASKRLEMLKYAREIAAFITIEGWEPALAAMNNGSYYRDDIELSIYDFAGNSIYHDPEPWSTGNLLGVTDIYGASIGRGTIALARIGGGFGYINLPSESHGTTQLSLKYMQPIGDDRFILLTIPMNT